The genome window GATGCTGCGCGACTTAGGTTATGAAAACATGTATGGCATTGATATAGATCCTTCACAAATAAAAGTCGCGGAGAAAGCCGGATTGAATGTTTGCCTGTCCGATGCAACAGAGTTTTTTAAGGAAAATGACGAAAAATACGATGCCATCTATGCCTTCGACGTATTGGAGCATATTGGAAAAGGACAGCAGGTACATTTACTTGAGGGTATGCGAGAACATTTAAGTCAAGACGGCTTTGTTGTTCTTCGTGTTCCGAACGCATTGTTCCCTATCGCGTCTTATTTTAGATATATTGATTTTACGCATACGCTTTCATATACATCCGAAACCATCTCATTTTTGTTGCATAATGCTGGATTGCATTTTTTTGCTGTCCGTCCCCAATATAAGGAATCGGCAGGATTGCAAAATTTAAAATTACCTTGGGTTCGTTTAATAAGGCGTGAACTTGGAATGAAAGATTTCATAATGACCCCTAATTTAATGATTGTGGCTTTTAAAGACGAGAACGTATTAAAGCGATACTTGGTGTCCGCCCCGAAGATAAAAAATGATTATCAGGATGGGATAAAAGCTACATTGCGCCGGGTATGGCTGCATATAAAAACTATGAAGTTTTGATTTTGAAATTGAAAAAGCGCATAGTCTATCAAGTCAAGTCGCGCCAGCAAGCCATGTTGAAACGCGTTTAAAGTTAATGTGAGAACATTCTCCATCCGCGAAAGTCAGGAAACGCTGGCATTGAAGCGGCGTTGCCGG of Acidaminococcales bacterium contains these proteins:
- a CDS encoding class I SAM-dependent methyltransferase, coding for MKNDDFDYSYHYGNWHFDTPESQARDIEGARKEFDAHNIYPARKTAKILEIGSGMGRTMLMLRDLGYENMYGIDIDPSQIKVAEKAGLNVCLSDATEFFKENDEKYDAIYAFDVLEHIGKGQQVHLLEGMREHLSQDGFVVLRVPNALFPIASYFRYIDFTHTLSYTSETISFLLHNAGLHFFAVRPQYKESAGLQNLKLPWVRLIRRELGMKDFIMTPNLMIVAFKDENVLKRYLVSAPKIKNDYQDGIKATLRRVWLHIKTMKF